The genome window cttgtagtcagtatgacggaggtcacccagctttcccagcatcttgtagtcagtgtaatggaggtcaaccagctttcccaacatcttatactcagtatgatggaggtaacccagcttttccagcatcttgtagtcagtataatggagatctcTCAGATTTCCCAGTatattatactcagtatgatggggtcactcagctttcccaatatcttgtagtaagtatgatggggtcattcagcttttccagcatcttgttgccagtatgatgaaggtcacccagcttttcggCATTGTGTAgtcaatatgatggaggtcacccagcttttccagcatcttgtagtcagtatgatggggcTCACTCAGCGTTTAAGCATCGTatgctcagtatgatggaggtcacccagctttccagcatcttgtactcagtatgatggaggtcacccagctttcacaatatcttgtactcagtatgatggtcaCCTCGCTCTTctggcatcttgtagtcagtataatggaggtcacccagcccttccagcatttaatactcagtatgatggaggtcacccagctttcccagcatcttgtagtcagtatgatggtaatCACTCAGCTTTTACAGTATCTTGTATTCAGTATGctagaggtcccccagctttcccagaatcttgtaGTCATTATGatggggtcatccagctttccagcaccttgtagtcagtataatgggggtcacccagctttcccaacatcttagaCTCACGTGATTGGTCTTTACTATAAGGCCCGGACAATACGGATAATAGAggaaaaatctggaaaaaaaataacagacgACAGACCACAAGCCACACCTTGCCAAGACTCACCCACAATAGACCACACCCCCATAGAACATCCCAATAATTAGCCACACCCCTTGTCAaatcctaagggtgcctttacagagaGAGATTTTTTGACagattgacagatttttgaagccaaagccaggaatggatttgaaaagaggacaaaatctcagtcttttctttataacctattctctgtttatagtcaattcttggctttggcttcaaaaatctgtcagataaatctctgtgtaaaggcactcttcGTGTCTCTgagtccacactacgtttttgtaatcgtttttttcatctgtttttgcacaaaaaaaagattgcaaaaacgtaatgtgaacccagcctcagtttATCCAACataagccctccagctgttttaaaactacatttggcatgatgagaattgttagTTTGCAACAGTTGGGGGAAGCCAATGTTATTTGGAAGACTCCGGTCCTGGGAGACATCAGCCAAACCGGGTTATGGGAGAGATCCTCTATGATCCCAAGTgcgctggtcacatgacccaatcaGCCACCATAACTCCATACATAAGGGGGCTGATAGAGTCTGGGGGAATCAGGGCAGATTGGTCATTGTGTCTGGTACTGGGTGAGGAGCAGACACATCACATAACACTATGGCTCTATCCAATGATGAGGTGACGGCTTTGCTCGCTATATTTACAGGGATTGAACCAGACTTTTGTTCCATTGGGTTTACAGCACTGCAGGAGTAAGTATCTGATATGGTGGGGGTCTATAgaaagattgggggggggggggttgtctgttcctttcttattattattaaagtcCATAATGTGAAGGTTTTAGTCAGTCAGGTGTCTGAATTCTAAAACTTCTGTTTGTAAAACTTGATAAACATGGAATCTGAGAGGGTTTTTTTCTTGAGCCCACTCTAGATACATGGGGAGAGCCAAAAACTTGCACATCACTTTTTGcaaaaagtaaggctgggttcacactgtgggtGCAcaagtttttgcaaaaacagatgaaaaatggatgggTGTGTGcatcttttttgtctttttttaataatggaattaaatggaaactttttttttcatggacaCAAATGAGGTcgtctacatttttgtgtacgttaacaaATGGATacgtgtgtttttgttttttttaaatggtattcaatggaaaaaatgagtgcttttttttttttttttttttttccttgcaaaaatgtagtgtgaacccagcctaacttgttctctcctcctcctgctgttaATCAATGCAGTAAAacacctgtcctaatcccctccTGAATCTCTTAGTAACATCTCCCTGAACTCTTCCctttcctcagtctcttcaaagaCCATCCAGAACTCCAGGAATACTTCAAAGATATGGATCTGAATAAACATGGAGGGACAGTGATGTGTTCCGCTTATGGTTATCTGAAGTGCTATGGAACTCTTCCTGAGGACTGGGCCAGACTCCAGGAGCTGCACACAAACAAGCTGAAGCTCACCGTAGAAATCATCAAGGTGAGGAGCAGGGGATCTGCTATGGGGATCCACTGGGTTTCTTCTACAGCAGTGGTTGAGATTCCTGCTATCAAGTCATCTTTAAAGAggatttaccatcaggtacatcctttttaacctGACCCAGGAATCGAACAGCTCTGTCACGGGGAAGCCTGTGCCACAGTCCCCGTTTTTCGAACCGTGGCACAGTTTCtgtgtacggtgccgttctatgcactggaggttggccgggccgcccccagtgggagggaatccccccccccctctctgacgcagctccattcattctaagggagccgcgtcatagaggggagggaattccctcccacaggGGGcaggccgacctccagtgcttgtgCACCGtccggttctggtgcatagaacggctagaatgccttgagaaagcgctAGCAAGTGAGAAACGTGCGTGGGCAAGGAGTGAGGTCCTCTCTGATGTTCCGACTTTTGTGCTGTCTAATGGAATAATAAAGGTGGATTAAGTTTTAAGGTGATGTGCCGTTTGCCTATTTCTTCTATATGTGATAAATaggactaagctgcaataccaggcccaACCTGTAGACTGGGGTTGTGCTGCATTTGGGTAGGTGCAGCCATGTTGGCAAAAAGATTCTATTTTGATGACTCATGGACGGTGCCGACTTCTAGTATCTCAGATTAGTGGACACTGCTGCAATATAGCTGAGGGTTCTAGGTATCTCCTATAGGGGTTAGATCGCCTGGTGCAGTAGTCCAGCACACAAAgcttacggccctattacacaaagcggttATTGGCCTTATCCGGCCAATACTGACCATTATGGccgatttgtgtaatagaagactcagttgctctccacattgccctgtgtaataggggctttacactacTCTATAGCTGCCTCTCTCCTGATTGGTAATACATCTGTCTTCTCCCCGCAGCTGCTGGCGATGTGTATAGTGGTGGTCATAGTCAGCCGCTGCGCTGCAGTGGACAGGTCGGCCTTGGAGAAGTTCCTCAATGAAGTTGCTGAAAGCCTGATCATCTCCTAAAAGAAGACCCAGGGATCTATGTATGTTCTGTCACTGTATTGTGTATAGAAGAATAAATATCTGCTCTGAATCAGTAAACCTGTTCTCCTGGTCTTATTGGGCTCTTGGGGTTCTAACTAGCCGGATGGCAGCTTGGTGGTTGGGAATCAGAAGTGATGGgattatttatattaaaaaggCAGCACTCCAGTTCGCACTCACTGTCTCTTTATTCCACCAGATACAACATTTCAACTATATTGTTTGACCTATTAACATGTATGACGTAGAGAGAATACATAGACGCATCATTCAATGTGTAAGAGCTGACAATCCATTAGTGATCAGTCTATAACAACAAGGTGGGGCCTAAATTCCTGTTTCTATGTCACTCAGTGCCTATAGACAGAGAGGTGGAAGTTCATACCTATGGGTGTACGTACTTTTTCTCACAGCTGAGTATCTTAGGGTCGATGTAGCCCTCAGTCCACTCCTCTTCCTGAAGGCCAGTCTAAGTTATGTACCCAAGTAAAGTAGACTTACTATTAGCGAGACgctgggatttaaaggggtactcctgcgcggagggggggggcttttttccgatctggccggggaggaggtggctgagagcaacctccccggatccagcggcggggtCCTGTATCATGGTGCTCCAGTCcctgctgcccggccgcttcctggtctctgatgcaggctcgagacgtgacatttcaagtccgttcagccagtcggtgactgaggtgggattttttttttttttttttttttttttttttttttttttttttctccttgtgcttaaaaggccatagcacttgcattttttcacattttgcaggaaaaaaattcaatgtgtggtgaaattgaagagAAATGCTTTATTTGAGGGGGTATTTTGTTTTTTTACGCcgcttgccctggggtaaaactgacttgttatatatgttcaagtcgttacgattacaactatatgtaacatgtgtaacttttatattatctgatgggctgttaaaaaaaaaaaaaaacattaacaaatatgttcctttaaaatcgctccgttcccaggcttatagcgtttttatcctttcgtctatggggctgtgagggtttgtttttgcaccatgatttgttctttctatcggtacactgattgcacatatgcgactttttgatcgcttattaCCATTTTTCTGcacttgatgcgaccaaaaaatgcaaaattttgctttttttttttttttttttttgcgcttgtgtcgtttaccgtgcgagatcagcaatgtgataattttaatattttgggggattacgcatgcggtgatactaaacatgtttttataacatggggaaagggggtgattcaaacttttaggggagggggcttttaacttttttttttttttttttttttttttttaattcttttacacttaaccctaaccccatggggggcttctagtatatttccccctgggggatttctagtataagcacactgatctcttattgaggtctatgctgtatacttatacagcatagatcaatgaaatactcactctattgctttcggctgcagccgaAATCATCTGCCACATGCGGCATCCGGAACTGCTgcggttcagagcgaggtcgccgtgcggccctgtTCTGGACGCATTACtggctttttttgcaaaaattgatagcccaggccattttaagaaactctgtaattggatttattaggcaaatatgccattatctgcattcaaaaagtctttccccaggcccccctcatctcattcactgctcatcaggaaatctcgactgtattacagtcgggccctgtgtaatctatggagaggggaggagggagattagtcggtggcagagcaaaggattacactgCAGGGGCTGCATGAaaggtattcagaggtcaaaggagattgcctggtgatgtagctgtaataaCTTTGTCctcttttggtgcctcatcttcctccacccctcccctccccatagatg of Dendropsophus ebraccatus isolate aDenEbr1 unplaced genomic scaffold, aDenEbr1.pat pat_scaffold_539_ctg1, whole genome shotgun sequence contains these proteins:
- the LOC138777282 gene encoding hemoglobin heart muscle subunit alpha-type-like, whose amino-acid sequence is MALSNDEVTALLAIFTGIEPDFCSIGFTALQDLFKDHPELQEYFKDMDLNKHGGTVMCSAYGYLKCYGTLPEDWARLQELHTNKLKLTVEIIKLLAMCIVVVIVSRCAAVDRSALEKFLNEVAESLIIS